In Notamacropus eugenii isolate mMacEug1 chromosome 1, mMacEug1.pri_v2, whole genome shotgun sequence, one genomic interval encodes:
- the TAOK2 gene encoding serine/threonine-protein kinase TAO2 isoform X3 — MHRAGTLTSLESSHSVPSMSISASSQSSSVNSLADASDNEDEEEEEEEEEEGPETGEMAMMQEGEHTVTSHSSIIHRLPGPENLYDDPYQPELPPGPLQAPQPPASSSSARRRAYCRNRDHFATIRTASLVSRQIQEHEQDSALREQLSGYKRMRRQHQKQLLALESRLRGEREEHSARLQRELEAQRAGFGAEAEKLARRHQAIGEKEARAAQAEERKFQQHILGQQKKELAALLEAQKRTYKLRKEQLKEELQENPSTPKREKAEWLLRQKEQLQQCQAEEEAGLLRRQRQYFELQCRQYKRKMLLARHSLDQDLLREDLNKKQTQKDLECALLLRQHESTRELEVRQLQAVQRTRAELTRLQHQTELGNQLEYNKRREQELRQKHAAQVRQQPKSLKVRPDEHSPAPQSLTPQALDPSSGPLGQQQAWELPSSSPSLEERSLLGEEAAQEHRTLGEKEATVQERRILGEEGARTSIGPEERRIVGEEAEEVVALSPSSGERKILGDQTWRLPHGEEAEDPETLSPSSRERRIVGQEEAEEWRLWGKEEWSIMGEELELGWVQGPVLPPVLEEDEDEEAPIGTPRDPGDGCSFPEIPPEPPPGPLRLSPTSQLLGLLSHGLLAGLSFAVGSSPGLLPLLLLLLLPLLAAQGGGGLEAALLALEVGLVGLGASYLLLCTALDMPPSFFLLLAQGVALGAVLGLSWRRGLAGVPLGLGAAWLLAWPGLALPLAAVAAGGSWLRQQGPRLRQELSMLWLRALLRLPPLAFRTLRGCGAVGDRGLFALYPKTNKDGFRSRLPVPGPRRGRPHQPRNPLALLAQAWALCKGWNWRLARAGRGLAAHLSPGAAQALARWGLLRGERPSRIPRLLRHGQRCSRPPAPPRVPPGATSSHRLRTRQPRALPPWR, encoded by the exons ATGCACCGGGCAGGGACACTGACCAGCCTGGAGAGCAGCCACTCAGTGCCCAGTATGTCTATCAGCGCTTCCAGTCAGAGCAGCTCTGTTAATAGCCTAGCAGATGCATCTGACaatgaggatgaggaagaagaggaagaggaggaggaagaaggccCAGAGACTGGAGAGATGGCCATGATGCAGGAAGGTGAACATACAGTCACCTCTCACAGCTCTATCATCCACCGACTCCCT gGCCCTGAGAACCTATATGATGATCCCTATCAGCCAGAGCTACCCCCAGGACCCTTACAGGCCCCTCAGCCTCCAGCTTCTTCCTCCTCTGCCCGTCGACGGGCCTACTGTCGAAACCGGGATCACTTTGCCACTATCCGAACTGCCTCCTTG GTGAGTCGTCAGATCCAGGAGCACGAGCAGGACTCGGCTCTGCGGGAGCAGTTGAGTGGCTATAAGCGAATGCGCCGGCAGCACCAGAAACAgctgctggccttggagtcaaggcTTCGGGGTGAGCGGGAAGAGCACAGTGCCCGACTGCAGCGGGAGCTGGAGGCCCAGCGGGCTGGCTTTGGAGCTGAGGCAGAAAAACTGGCTCGGCGCCACCAAGCCATTGGGGAGAAGGAGGCCCGTGCTGCCCAGGCAGAGGAGCGCAAGTTTCAGCAGCACATTTTAGGCCAGCAGAAGAAGGAGCTAGCCGCTCTCCTGGAAGCGCAGAAACGCACTTACAAGCTGAGGAAGGAACAACTCAAGGAG GAGCTGCAGGAGAATCCAAGCACCCCCAAGAGGGAGAAGGCCGAGTGGCTGTTGCGCCAGAAGGAGCAATTGCAGCAGTGCCAGGCCGAGGAGGAAGCTGGGCTGCTGCGGCGCCAACGCCAGTACTTTGAGTTGCAGTGCCGCCAATACAAGCGTAAAATGCTCTTGGCCCGCCACAGCTTGGATCAGGATCTGCTGCGGGAG GACCTGAACAAGAAGCAGACTCAGAAGGACCTTGAGTGTGCGCTGCTGCTGAGGCAGCACGAGTCGACCCGAGAGCTGGAGGTGAGGCAGCTCCAGGCTGTGCAGCGCACCCGAGCTGAGCTCACCCGTCTGCAGCACCAGACGGAGCTGGGAAACCAGCTGGAGTACAACAAGCGGCGTGAGCAGGAGCTGCGCCAGAAGCATGCTGCCCAAGTCCGCCAGCAGCCCAAGAGCCTCAAAGTACGTCCTGACGAGCACTCCCCAGCCCCCCAATCCCTTACCCCTCAGGCCCTGGACCCGAGCTCTGGACCCCTGGGACAACAGCAGGCTTGGGAGCTGCCCAGTAGCAGCCCCAGTTTGGAGGAGCGGAGCCTGCTAGGAGAGGAGGCAGCCCAGGAACACAGGACACTGGGAGAGAAGGAAGCTACTGTCCAGGAGCGGAGAATTCTGGGAGAGGAAGGGGCTAGGACCTCCATAGGGCCAGAGGAGCGGAGGATTGTGGGGGAGGAGGCCGAGGAGGTAGTAGCCCTGTCCCCCAGCTCTGGGGAGCGGAAGATTCTGGGAGACCAGACATGGAGGCTACCCCATGGGGAGGAAGCTGAGGATCCTGAAACCCTGTCCCCCAGCTCCAGGGAGCGAAGGATTGTCGGCCAGGAAGAGGCTGAGGAGTGGAGgttgtgggggaaggaggagtggAGTATCATGGGAGAGGAGCTGGAGCTAGGATGGGTCCAGGGGCCAGTCTTGCCCCCAGTCctggaggaggatgaggatgaagaagCCCCCATTGGGACTCCCAGGGATCCTGGGGATGGTTGTTCATTCCCTGAGATTCCTCCTGAGCCCCCCCCTGGTCCCCTAAGATTGAGCCCCACCAGTCAGCTCCTAGGCCTCTTGTCCCATGGCCTCCTAGCTGGTCTGTCTTTTGCCGTGGGTTCTTCCCCGGGCCTCTTGCCACTACTTCTATTGCTACTGCTCCCACTCTTGGCAGCCCAGGGTGGAGGTGGCCTAGAGGCTGCCCTGTTGGCTTTGGAAGTGGGACTAGTGGGACTGGGGGCCTCATACTTGTTGCTCTGCACAGCCTTGGACATGCCTCCCAGCTTTTTCTTGCTCTTGGCCCAAGGGGTGGCCCTGGGGGCAGTGCTAGGGCTGAGTTGGCGAAGGGGCTTAGCTGGGGTGCCCCTCGGCCTTGGGGCTGCTTGGCTCTTAGCCTGGCCAGGCCTAGCCCTTCCCTTAGCAGCAGTGGCAGCTGGAGGCAGCTGGTTAAGGCAACAGGGTCCAAGGCTTCGGCAGGAGCTGTCCATGCTCTGGCTGCGGGCCTTGCTACGCCTACCACCATTAGCCTTCCGGACCTTACGAGGCTGTGGGGCTGTAGGCGACCGGGGTCTCTTTGCCCTGTACCCTAAGACCAACAAGGATGGCTTCAGAAGCCGGCTGCCAGTCCCAGGACCCCGTCGTGGGCGTCCACATCAGCCCCGGAATCCCCTGGCCTTACTGGCCCAGGCTTGGGCCCTGTGCAAAGGGTGGAACTGGCGACTGGCTAGGGCTGGTAGGGGACTAGCTGCCCACCTGTCCCCTGGGGCTGCCCAGGCACTGGCCCGATGGGGGTTGCTTCGAGGGGAACGCCCAAGCAGGATCCCCCGGCTGCTGAGGCATGGTCAGCGATGCTCAAGGCCCCCAGCTCCTCCCCGAGTCCCTCCTGGGGCGACCTCCAGCCACCGTCTCCGTACTAGGCAGCCCCGAGCCTTGCCACCCTGGAGGTGA